The sequence below is a genomic window from Curtobacterium sp. MCPF17_002.
CCATCACCGAGGTGCCGTTCGGCGACGAGCTCGCCGGGGTCACCTTCGGGTCCATCGGTACGGCTGGCGTCGGCACCGGCGGAGCGGGCACGAAGGTCGCCGCTGCGCGGCTCGCCGCCGAGGCGGGCACGTCGGTCCTCGTGACGGCGACGGCGCTCGTGGAGCGCGCGCTCGCGGGTGACCAGGTGGGGACCTGGTTCGAGGCGGCTCCGCGGTCCTGATCCCCGGCACTGCCGCCTGGAGGCACGGTGCCGGTCCGGCACGCCGCCTGACGCCCGTCGGGTGGCCGGTCGCGCACCCTCGCGACGCCCGTCACCGGGGGAGGGCCGCGCCTACAATCGAGGCATGTCGCTGACCGCTCCCGCACCGACCCTGACCGACAAGCTGGTCGCCGCGCGCGGCGCCTCGTCGGCCCTCGCCACGGCGACCACCGCGGTGAAGGACGCGGCGCTCCTCGCGATCGCCGCGGATGTGCGCACGGCGACGGACGAGATCGTCGCGGCGAACCACGACGACCTGGTCGCGGGCGAGGAGGGCGGGCTGACCTCGGGGCTGCTCGACCGGCTGCGGCTCGACGCCGCGCGGATCGAGGCCCTCGCGGCCGCGGTCGAGCACGTCGTGGGGCTCACCGACCCCGTCGGGCAGCACGTCCGCGGCTCCCGCCTGCCGAACGGCCTGCAGCTCTCGCAGGTGCGGGTGCCGTTCGGTGTCGTCGGGGCGATCTACGAAGCGCGCCCGAACGTCACGGTCGACATCGCGAGCCTGGCGCTGAAGAGCGGCAACGCGGTGGTGCTCCGCGGCGGGTCCGCGGCCGCACGGACCAACGCGGTGCTGGTCGCCCGCATCCAGGACGCCGTGGCCTCGGTCGGGCTGCCCCGCGAGCTCGTGCAGACCATCGACGAGTTCGGCCGCGCCGGCGCCACCGAGCTCATGCGTGCACGCGGGCTGGTCGACGTCCTCATCCCGCGGGGGAGCGCATCGCTCATCCAGACCGTCGTCACCGAGTCCCGGGTCCCCGTGATCGAGACCGGGGCGGGCGTCGTGCACGTCTTCCTCGACGAGTCGGCACCGCTCGACCGGTCGGTCGACATCGTGCTCAACAGCAAGGTGCAGCGCCCGAGCGTGTGCAACGCCCTCGAGACGCTCCTCGTGCACGAGCGGGCGGCGGAACGGCTGCTGCCCGTCCTCGCGGACCGGCTGCGTGCAGCTGGGGTGACGCTCCGTGGTGACGAGGCCACGCGGGTCATCGTCCCCGGCGTGCTCCGCGCGACGGACGACGACTGGGCGACGGAGTCCATGGACCTCGACCTGTCGATCCGGGTCGTCCCCGACGTCGACGCGGCGATGGCCCACATCGCACGGTGGTCGACCCACCACACCGAGTCCATCGTCACGAACGACGTCGACACCGCAGAGCGCTTCATCGCCGAGGTGGACTCCGCGGTCGTGATGGCGAACGCCTCGACCCGGTTCACCGACGGTGGCGAGTTCGGTTTCGGTGCCGAGGTCGGGATCTCCACGCAGAAACTGCACGCCCGCGGGCCGATGGGGCTGCCCGAACTCACGAGCACCAAGTGGATCGTGCGCGGCCAGGGCCAGATCCGCGGCTAGACTGAACGGCGAATTCCCCCGACCGAACGGAGCATCGGACACATGACCTTCCTCGCTGAAGCCGCTGAGCACGCCTCCGGCGTCCCCGCGTACGTCTTCCCGCTCGTCGGCGCGCTGTTCTTCGCGTTCCTCGGCTTCGTCACGTGGAGCTTCCGCGACGTCGCCTACCGTCACTCGCAGAAGTTCGAGGCCACCCGCCACCACGAGACGGGTGTCGACGAGTTCGGTCACACCAAGATCTGACCTGCCACTCCATGCTCGAGAGCACGGGTCGTCCGCGCATCGGTGTGATGGGTGGCACGTTCGACCCGATCCACAACGGCCACCTGGTGGCCGCGTCCGAGGTCGCGCGTGCGTTCGACCTCGACGAAGTGGTCTTCGTCCCCACCGGTCAGCCGTACATGAAGTCCGGCGTCACCGACGCGGAACACCGCTACCTGATGACCGTCGTGGCCACCGCGTCCAACCCGATGTTCACGGTCAGCCGCGTCGACATCGACCGTCCGGGCCCGACGTACACGGTCGACACGCTCCGCGACCTGCACGCCCAGCGGCCCGATGCGCAGCTCGTCTTCATCTCCGGCGCAGACGCCGTCCAGCAGATTGTCGACTGGAAGGACCATGATGACATCTGGGGACTCGCGCACTTCGTCGCCGTGACACGTCCGGGACACGCCTTGAGCATCACAGGATTGCCCGAACGAGACGTAAGCTTGCTCGAAGTTCCCGCGCTGGCGATATCGTCGACCGATTGCCGCGACCGGGTGAGACGCGGTTTCCCCGTGTGGTACTTGGTCCCCGACGGTGTCGTCCAGTACATCTCCAAGCACCATCTGTATCGGAGCGTTGCATGAGTTCGTCCGACGCGCAGCCGCCTCTGTCGCGGCGCCAGGCGCGCGAGCGGGAGCGTGCCGCCGCAGCCGGTGCGCAGCCCGCGACGCCACCACCCACCGTCGCCGCACCGGCCGACGAGCCGGAAGCCCGCCGCCGTCCCGGGTCCCACGTCGCGCCCGCGCCCGGGGCTCCCGCGCAGTCCGCCGTGCCGTCGGTGCCGTCCGGCGAGCCGACGACGCCGTCCGGTGTGCCGTCCGCGCCGCCGGCCTCCGCGACCGAGATCGTCCCCGGCAGCGGTGGACTCACCCGTCGCCAGATCCGTCAGATGCGTGCAGCCGAGGGGCAGGCGATCCAGCCGGTCCCGTTGCAGAACCCGACGCCCCAGTCATCCGACCGCACCGTGGAGGACGTGCTCGGGTCGGTCGATGCGCTCCAGGCGGAGCCGCGGCCGAACGACACCGACGATGCTCCGTCGGCGGAGCCCGCCGCCGAGACCGTCGTGCTGGACCAGGCCGCCGTCGCCCAGGCCACCGAGGCCGACGGTTCGCCCGACGCCCTCGAGCCCCTCGACGAGGCGGCCGCGCACAGCGAGGAGCCGCGTCGGCACCGTTCGACCTGGGCCCCGCCGGACGCCGACGTACCGGAGCCCGACGCCGCTGCTGACGCTGACGTCGTGCTCGACGCCGACGCCGACGCCGAGCCGGTCGCCGACGCCGACGTCGCTGCCGATGCACCCGCAGGCACCGCAAGTGCCCCTGTTGCTGCTCCGCTGCCGACACTGCCCCCGGGGATCGCGTCGTCGACCCCGGCGGTGTTCCCGCTCTCCCTCGACGGGGACGACACGAACGACGACACGAACGACGACACGAACGAGGTGCCCGTCCAGGCCGCACCCTCGTCGGCCTCCCGTCCGGTGAGCGCGCCGACCTCGGCCCCGCGAGCCGCCGACCGCGCAGGCGATGCCCCGGCCGAGACGGAAGCGCCGCGCATCCCCGCCTCGTTCCAGCGTCCGGTCGAGCCGAAGCCCGTCACGACGGCGTTCGAACCGCCGGTCGGTCACTGGTCGCAGCAGGCCCACGACTCGCACGACACCGAGGTCCACGACGCCGCGACGGGCACCCGCCGCGTCGCCGTGAACAACACGAACGCGATCATCCTGCCGAACTCGGCCCTGGCCGACCCGACCGGGGCGCTGAACGCCACCGGCGAGGTCATCCTCACCGGGTCGATCGACCTGCCCGCCTCGCTGTCCTCGACCGGGTCGCACCGGCCGATCGACGGTGCAGAGGTCGACCGGCTGCTCGAGCAGCACGACGAACAGCCCGACACGGACGCCAGCCCGGTCCGTGCCAGCCGAGCGGTGTCGAGCCACACCTCGACCCGTCAGGTGGTGCTCGCGGCCGCGAAGCCGAAGGAGTCGCGCACGCCGCTCATCCTCGGCGTGACGGTCGGCGCCGTCGGGGTCGCCGCAGCCGCGGTGATCATCGTGGCCCTCGTCACCACCCACACGTTCGGCGGCTAGACACCGCCACCGACACCCGGTCACCACGGTGCTCCCTCGACCTCGGCCTGGCCGCCGTCGGTGGGGTGGCTTATGATCAGGACCCATCAAGCGATCCGGCACACTGCCGGTTCGACGACCGGAAGGA
It includes:
- a CDS encoding glutamate-5-semialdehyde dehydrogenase, with the protein product MSLTAPAPTLTDKLVAARGASSALATATTAVKDAALLAIAADVRTATDEIVAANHDDLVAGEEGGLTSGLLDRLRLDAARIEALAAAVEHVVGLTDPVGQHVRGSRLPNGLQLSQVRVPFGVVGAIYEARPNVTVDIASLALKSGNAVVLRGGSAAARTNAVLVARIQDAVASVGLPRELVQTIDEFGRAGATELMRARGLVDVLIPRGSASLIQTVVTESRVPVIETGAGVVHVFLDESAPLDRSVDIVLNSKVQRPSVCNALETLLVHERAAERLLPVLADRLRAAGVTLRGDEATRVIVPGVLRATDDDWATESMDLDLSIRVVPDVDAAMAHIARWSTHHTESIVTNDVDTAERFIAEVDSAVVMANASTRFTDGGEFGFGAEVGISTQKLHARGPMGLPELTSTKWIVRGQGQIRG
- the nadD gene encoding nicotinate-nucleotide adenylyltransferase → MLESTGRPRIGVMGGTFDPIHNGHLVAASEVARAFDLDEVVFVPTGQPYMKSGVTDAEHRYLMTVVATASNPMFTVSRVDIDRPGPTYTVDTLRDLHAQRPDAQLVFISGADAVQQIVDWKDHDDIWGLAHFVAVTRPGHALSITGLPERDVSLLEVPALAISSTDCRDRVRRGFPVWYLVPDGVVQYISKHHLYRSVA